The nucleotide window AATCCCTTGTGAAAAGCCGGCTGATATTATCAATATGCTTCATGAGTAATTTACTTATAAAGTCTGAAGTTTACCTGTCAGCAGTACAATCTTCTCCTGAGCATCCTTCTGTTTTTTCAGCTCATTGTCTACCACCTGCTGCGGTGCACCTGCCATAAATTTCTCGTTGGAAAGCTTTTTCTCTACAGATTTCAGGAAACCCTGGAGGTAAGTTATTTCCTCTTCCGTTTTGCGCTTTTCTTCTTCCAGGTCCAGGCTCTCGCTCAGCGGAATGGAAACTTCAGTACCACCTACCAGGAAGGTGAAGCTTGGTTCGTCTGTTTTAGACGCAAAATTTACGGCTGAAATATTGGCCAGCTTAACGATGAGTTCTGTATTGGGAAAGGATTCCGAATTGGTAAACACCTCAACTGCCTCACGCGGCGAGATTCCTTTGCTCTGGCGGTAGTTGCGTACGCCCGCTACCAACTCCCTGGTAATTTCAAATTGGTTAAGGACCTCCGTACTGAACTCTGTTACTTTAGGCTGTTGAGCAATTACAAGTGCCTCATCGGCAGTACGGGGTGCAATATTCTGCCACAACTCTTCCGTGAGGAAAGGCATGAACGGATGAAGCAGTTTCATCAGGTTTTCGAAATAAACAATCGTCTGCTCATAGACTTCGTTCGAAACCGATTCGCCAAAACCAGGCTTGATGGCCTCCAGATACCACGAGCAGAAATCATCCCAAATCAGTTTATACAAAAGGTGAAGACTGTCTGAAATCCGGAACTTCGCAAACTGATCTTCAATCTCGGTGACTGTTTTTGCCATTTGATGACCCAGCCAATCAATAGCTTGCTTATCGGCCGCTGAAGCCTTTTTAGTATCATCCTTGGTCCAACCTTGGATCAGTCGGTAGGCATTCCAGATCTTGGTGGCAAAATTACGTCCCTGCAGCATGAGCTCCTCATCAAAAAGAAGGTCATTTCCTGCCGCCGAACTTAACAGGATACCGACACGCACCCCATCGGCACCATATTTTTCAATCAGTTCAATCGGATCCGGAGAGTTACCCAAAGATTTGGACATTTTCCGGCGTTGCTTGTCCCGGACAATCCCTGTGAAATAAACATTTTTGAATGGCACCTCACCTCTGTATTCCTGGCCGGCCATAATCATACGGGCTACCCAGAAGAATATGATGTCCGGACCGGTTACCAGGTCGGAGGTAGGATAATAGTAGTCAATCTCTTTATTTTCAGTATCCAGCAAACCGTTGAAAACGGACATTGGCCAAAGCCAGGCAGAGAACCAGGTATCAAGCACGTCATCATCCTGACGAAGATCAGAAGTCTTAAGGTCACTTTTTCCGGATTTTGACTTTGCCAGTTGGAGTGCATCATCAACATTTTCCGCTACTACAAAATCATTCTCGCCATCTCCATAGTAAAATGCCGGGATTTGCTGCCCCCACCAGAGCTGACGGGAGATATTCCAGTCGCGGATGTTTTCCATCCAGTATTTATAGGTATTCTTAAATTTTTCCGGGTGGAACTTCACCTGGTCCTCCATCACCACATCCAGTGCTGGCTGGGCGAGGTCGGACATCCTGAGGAACCACTGTACTGAGACTTTAGACTCAATTACCGCACCGGTACGTTCGGAAGTACCCACTTTATTTACATAATCTTCGGCCTTCAGCAATAATCCTTTCTCCTCCAACTCCTTTGCAATAAGTTTACGTACCTCAAAGCGGTTTTTGCCGGCATAATGCTGTCCGTGCGAATTAAGGTTAGCATCATCGTCCAGTGAATCTATGATGGTCAGGTTATGGCGCTTTCCGATTTCGTAGTCATTGATATCGTGCGCCGGAGTAATCTTCAGTGCCCCTGTTCCGAATTCAATATCCACATAATCATCCTCAATTACAGGAACTACCCTGTTTACAATGGGAACAATAACATTTTTGCCTTTCAGGTGTGCATAACGCTCATCTTCCGGGTTAACACACACGGCCATATCGCCAAATATTGTCTCGGGACGCGTGGTAGCCACAGAAAGGTATTCTTCCGATCCTTCCACCTTATATTTCAGGTAGTACAGTTTGCCGTTCTGCTCTTTAAAGATTACTTCTTCATCAGAGATATTGGTCTTGGCCTCAGGATCCCAGTTCACCATACGGTAACCGCGGTAGATCATTCCTTTGTTGTAAAGGTCTACAAAGGATTTTATTACCTGTTCGGACATTTTGGGCTCCAGGGTAAAGCGCGTCCTGTCCCAGTCGCAGGAGCAGCCCAATTTCTTAAGCTGTTCCAGAATGGTGCCGCCATACTCTTCTGTCCAGGCCCAGGCGTGCTTCAGGAATTCTTCCCTGCTGAGGTCTGATTTACTGATGCCTTCAGATTTCAGTTTAGCCACCACCTTGGCTTCCGTGGCGATGGAAGCATGGTCCGTACCCGGTACCCAGCAGGCATTGAAGCCCTGCATTCGCGCCCGGCGCACCAAAACATCCTGAATAGTATTATTCAGCATATGTCCCATGTGAAGGATCCCTGTAACATTGGGCGGCGGGATCACAACGGTGTATGGTGGTTTTTCGTTAGGTTCGGAATGAAAATAATTATTTTCCAGCCAGTAACTGTACCATTTGGACTCAGTTTCCCGGGGACTGTATTTCTCTGAAATATGCATTATGCTCGCTTGTTTTGGCGTTAATGCTGCAAAAATAGGCAAAAGAAAAATTTCCTAAGTTTATTTAAATTTATTTTTAACTTTGCTACCTAATTTGAATCAAAAATCATATCAAACATTATCAATATGAAAAAATTATTTGCAGGTTTTGCAATTTTAGGAACAGTTGCTTTCGCTTCAGCCCAAACAATTACTTTTGACAACACTGTGCTTGATTACGGTACTGTGAAACCCGGTTCCGACGGTAACAGGGTTTTTATTGTAAAGAATACAGGTGACAAACCTCTTATCATTTCAAGTGTTAAGCCATCCTGCGGCTGTACTACGCCTGATTTCAGCAAAGACCCTATACTTCCAGGTAAAACAGGTCAGATAAAAGTTCACTACGATACTAAAAATCTGGGTGCCACTCAGAAGCTGATTGAAGTTTTCTCCAATGATCCCGAAAACCAAAGATCTGTGATCCATATTAAAGTTAATGTTGATCCAAATGCTCCGGAACCAAAGGTTCTTACGGAAGCGGAACTGAAAAAAGCTGAAGCTGAGAAAAATGCAGCATTGAAAAAATCTAAGAAAGTGGTTAAAAAAACCAAAAAAGCTACGGCCTAATTCCCCAGAATAATTTATTTATAAAAACCGTTTCATTTTTGTGAAGCGGTTTTTTTGTTACTTTTAATTTAAAATTAATGCGCTATGAAATCAGACTTCAGCGAACATTTCCTCATAAAAGATTCTGTGGACCTAAGCAAACTGGAAACGGAATATAAAGGCGATCTGACCAAAGACGACGGAATAATACTATTGGAACAGGAAAAAGTTAAACTTCGCGAACTTCAGGAAAAACTTTATGCCGATGGCAGTAAGTCGCTGCTGATTGTCCTGCAGGCAATGGATGCAGCCGGCAAAGATTCATTAATTGAGCATGTGTTCGGAGGAGTAAATCCGCAGGGCTGTGAAGTTACCAGCTTTAAAACGCCCAGCGAAAAGGAATATTCGCACGACTTCCTTTGGCGCCATTATTTGGCTTTACCGGCAAAGGGAAAAATAGGAATCTTTAACAGGAGCCATTATGAAAGTGTGCTTGTATGCAAAGTTCATCCGGAATACAATCTGAATGAAAAAGTCTGGAAATCAAAAGAGGAATTTAATGCCGAATTCTGGGAAAACCGATATGAAAGCATACGCAATTTTGAAAAACATCTCGCAGATAACGGCACGACAATCATAAAGATTTTTCTGCACATTTCGAAAAAGGAACAGAAAAAAAGGTTACTGGCCCGTATTGAAGAAAAAGAAAAGAACTGGAAATTTTCCCCGGGCGACTTGCCGGAGCGCGCATTGTGGGATGATTATATGACGGTATATGAAGAGGCCATTAACGAAACCTCAAAAAAGCACGCCCCATGGTTCGTAATTCCGGGCGATGACAAATGGTTTGCACGTGTGGCAGCGATACAGATTATCATCGATGCTTTGGAGGATATGAACCTGCAGTTCCCTAAACTTTCAGATGACGATCTCACTGAACTTAGTAAGGCCAAAAAAGAGCTTGAAAGCGAGTAATACAATAAAAAGCAGAAATAAAAATTTCTGCTTTATATAAATAAGTTTAACCGTCTGAATTATTACGGCTGTGCCGTTAATATGCGCAACATCCTGAGCTCATTTATTTCTTAATGAACTTCATACTCTTCAGCTGATTGCCTGCATTGATCTCAATATAATAAAGTCCGGGAGCCATAGCTTTAACCGGAATCTCCAGTGAGCTACCCTTCGCTTCCAGGCTGCTCACTAAACGACCCTCAGCATTATAAATCTTAACCAGGTCTATTTTCTGCCCGGCCGAAACATGCAGGATATCACTGGCAGGGTTTGGATAGACCTTAAAGTCTGCTTTTTCTGTTTCACGTACCGACAGTGGGCTCTCATTAATCTTTGCCATATACTGGAAAGCTCCGGTACTGAAGAGAGAACTGTGCGTTCCGGTAGTAGGATCAAGAATATGGAGTCCCGCCCCATTTGAGTAGAGATAATTGCCGTTACCGAGCTGCAGTACACCTGCATTACCGCTGGTGCCGGGTGTAGGCCATGAGTTGAGTATGGCACCGGTAGCAGGATTAATCACATAGATTCCGCGGTTATTACCCGAAGCTGCATGATTTGCGAAGGTAGCCACCACAAGATTACCATCGGAATTGAAATTCATCTGCTCGATATTTGCAAGTACCGGAGCGGAAAACAGGGAGCCTACGACTGTTCCGTTATACCCCAGGATCTGTATTTCCGAGGGACTTGTAAATGATGAGACAAAGGCTGCAGTACCGTTATCCAACACATCAAAAGGTGAGCTTACGGTGGCATAATATCCAAGAGGCGCACCACTGAAAGACAGCCGGCGTATGGAGTTGGCAGTAGCTCCGTTCCCGCTTCCGGCATTAGTAACCCAAACTTCATTGTTCACGACATTGAGCCCCCGGATATTGTCCAGGCCTACAACATCGCCCTGTAATGTAGAATGTAGTGTACCGTCGAAATTATAGATATAAATATCATCGGCAATTTGGTCAGCAATCCAAATTTTATCGTTCACCTGCGCAATACCCTTAGGCGTTCCGCTGGGAAGAGAAATGAAATTTGAGTTCACCACGGCACCGGTCACCGCGTTTAGTTTGTAAACAGTGTCTGTACTGGAGTTCAGCACAAGTACACTCTGCTGGGCAGTTGCATTGCCACCAAAGAAGGCAAGAAAGCCCATTCCTAAAAAAATAGATAATGTTTTCATGTTTTTTTTATTAAAAATACGAAAATCATTTAAAACCACAAGAAAAGCGGTAAGCCGGATTCTGTAGATTCGCCGAAACGAAAATGCCTGTTATTTATCTGCGTTTTACATTGCTGCAAAACTTTAGCTGTTTACCCCTCATCAACGGACGGGCCGCCCTTAACTGATGATATACTTAACATTGCACCGCAAAGAGTTTACCTGGTTTCACTATAAATTAATATACATACTTTCTGTTGCACTTGTCCTGATCTCACGACCGGCGGGCGTTACCCGCTTTGCTGCCCCGTGGTGTCCGGACTTTCCTACCCCCGCCAGAGCGGGAATCAACAGGCTGCTCTTCTTGTGGACTGCAAAGATACAAATAACCGTTTAACCTAGGCAGCCGCTCTCGCTGGGGCTCCACAAAAAAAAACAAATTCGGGCATTAAAGGATTGGAATCAAATTTTTATCTTCGTGTGCAGAAAAAGACAGTATACAGTGACCACAAAAGAACAGGAATTTGCGAAGCTGATAAAGGATAATCAGGGTCTGATTATCAAGATTTCGCGCCTATACACCAACTCTCTGGAGGACGAGGAAGACCTGTTTCAGGAAATTGTGTTACAACTGTGGCGCAGTTACGACACATTCAAAGGTGGGAGCAAAATTTCCACCTGGATGTACAGAGTGGCGCTGAATACTGCAATTACCCTCTTCCGCAAGAAAACCCGCTCGCCCAAGACCGATGAACTGATGGATTTTCATTACAGTGATTATCTGGAAGATGATGAAGAGAAACAGCAGCAAATTGCCTTGCTGTACAAGGTAATAAAAATGCTTCCTAAGGTGGAAAGGGCCATCGTGATGATGTATCTGGATGATCTTCCATACCGTGACATTTCCGAGAACCTGGGGATTTCTGAAGTGAATGCACGCGTAAAGATGAACCGGCTGAAGAAGCGATTAAAAGAACTAATGGAGAAACATGCCTGACTTTAATATAGACGATTTTAAGAAAACCTGGCAGGAACACGAAGTCCGACCCAAATACGGAAACTCAGAGATCCTGGAGATGCTGAACCATAAATCACGTAACTATGTGAAATATATACTCTGGATCAGTGTGGTGGAATTCCTGTTCTTTACCGGACTGTCGGTATTTTACATTTTCCGTACCGAAGATTCAAACAGTTTCATCTCAGCTATGGAAAAACTGGGTGTGCACAATACACCGGAACTTCAGCAGGAATTTACACTCCTGTATAATATCCTGAAAGCCTTAAGCTTCCTGATTACCGGTTTTTTTGTGGTCAGGTTTTATCAGAACTACCGCCGGATCAATCTGGAAGCCAACTTAAAAAGGTTCATACTTCAGATTATGATTTTCCGCAGAACTGTAAACCATTTTATCCTGGCCAACATTCTGCTCCTGATTATCTTCACGGGAATACTTACCCTTTTTATTTTCCGTACCTTGGCTACACAGGAAATCACGCTTGAACAGCCCACCCTACTCGGCTTTTTAACGGGCATCGGTATTGCCACACTCCTCAGTGTCGGATTGATCTGGCTATACTACAGGATTGTTTACGGAATCATTATGAAGAAACTGGGCCGAAATCTAAACCAGTTGAAGGACATTGAAAACAACAGCGAACAGAATTAGCGGGATTAATCAACAATAATGAAAAAAAATATCCGTCGCAACTGCACGGATATTTTTTTTACTGGGTGTGGCTACAACTCTTTTCTAAGTCTGGCCACCGGAATATTCAGTTGCTCGCGGTATTTTGCGATGGTACGCCGTGCAATATTATATCCTTTTTCTTTCAGGATACCTACCAAAGCATCATCCGTATACGGTTTGCGTTTGTTTTCCTTCTCAATAGCCTCCATAAGGTGCATCTTGATTTCCTTTGTCGATACTTCCTCACCGTCATCATTGGTCAGACTGTCGGAGAAGAGGTCTTTAAGGTAGATGATTCCGTTTGGCGTATCAGCATATTTACTTTTTACCACACGGGATATTGTGGATATATCAAAACCGGTAATATCTGCTACATCTTTCAGGATCATAGGTCTAAGTGACTTGTCGTCGCCCGTAATGAAGTACTCTTTCTGAAGTTTTACGATGGCCGTAATGGTTTGCAGGAGTGTATTCTGACGCTGGTTGATGGCATCTATATACCATTTGGCCGCGTCCAGTTTCTGTTTAATAAAAAGTGCGGCCTGCTTATGCTCCGGCGAGTTTTTATCATGTGAATAAGTGGAAAGGATATCCTTATATTCATCGGAGACTCTTAACGAAGGTGCATTTTTGCTGTTCAGCAAAGGCACAACTTCAGGCTGTTCGCCTTTTTTATTCTCATTTACCTGGATTACGAAATCGGGAATGATTTCCTGGTTGATAGTGATGGTCTGTGTATCAAAATTTCCACCCACCCTTGGTGAGAGTCTGGAAATTTCGTCCAGTGCATCCTTCAGGTCATCCTCATCCACATCATACTTCTGCATGATCTTGTTGTAATGCTTATTGGTGAGGGCATCAAACTGGTTACGCAGGATATTGGCCGCAAGGCTAATTGCTTTGTCTGCGCTCACCTTTTTCTCAATCTGAAGAAGCAGGCATTCCTGAAGATTGCGGGCACCAACTCCGGGAGGATCCAGTTTCTGAACATAATTTTCCAGGATATCTTCCACATTCTCCTTTGTGGTATATATTCCCTGCGAGAAAGCCAGATCGTCTACAATGGCTTTCAGTTCCCGGCGAAGATAACCGTCGGTATCCAAATTCCCAATGATATACTCAGCAATTTTAAGTTCGTCATTTTCAATGTTGATGAGCCGAATCTGCTCCAGCAGATAATCATAAAGCGACTGTCCTTCCGTAAGCAAGCTTTCATTGTCGAACTCCTCATCGTCTGCTGAATAGTTGCTGGATGATGTCTTATAACTGGGTTCATCATCAAAAAGATACTCATTCACATCAAAATCAGTATCAATACTGCTGCTGCCTTCATCTTCATATTCGGTTACTGGCTCATCTTTTGCGTCCTTGTCCTCGTCATTTCTTTCGAGGGCAGGATTCTCTTCGAGTTCACGTTCCAACTCTTCCTCAAACTCCAGCGTATGCAGCTGTATGAGCTTCATAAGCTGAATCTGTTGGGGGGCAAGTTTTTGTCCGAGTCTGAGTTGAAGGTTTTGTTTCAGCATATTTTTTTCTGCAAATTATTTTGTGCGTAGCAAAAGTAGGGATTGAATTATTTTACCGATTACAGATTAATTCTATATTCTTACAAGATTCTGTTAAAACTCCGCATTCTTGGGGGTTCGCGGGAAAGGAATTACGTCGCGGATATTTGTCATACCCGTTACAAAAAGCACCAGCCTTTCCAGACCAAGACCAAAACCGGCATGCGGCACAGAACCGAACTTACGTGTATCCAGATACCACCAAAGCTCATGCTCGTCCACATTCATATCCTGCATTTTCTGTTTCAGTACATCCAGCCTTTCCTCTCTCTGCGACCCGCCGATAATCTCCCCAATACCCGGGA belongs to Chryseobacterium sp. and includes:
- a CDS encoding polyphosphate kinase 2 family protein → MKSDFSEHFLIKDSVDLSKLETEYKGDLTKDDGIILLEQEKVKLRELQEKLYADGSKSLLIVLQAMDAAGKDSLIEHVFGGVNPQGCEVTSFKTPSEKEYSHDFLWRHYLALPAKGKIGIFNRSHYESVLVCKVHPEYNLNEKVWKSKEEFNAEFWENRYESIRNFEKHLADNGTTIIKIFLHISKKEQKKRLLARIEEKEKNWKFSPGDLPERALWDDYMTVYEEAINETSKKHAPWFVIPGDDKWFARVAAIQIIIDALEDMNLQFPKLSDDDLTELSKAKKELESE
- a CDS encoding RNA polymerase sigma factor; its protein translation is MTTKEQEFAKLIKDNQGLIIKISRLYTNSLEDEEDLFQEIVLQLWRSYDTFKGGSKISTWMYRVALNTAITLFRKKTRSPKTDELMDFHYSDYLEDDEEKQQQIALLYKVIKMLPKVERAIVMMYLDDLPYRDISENLGISEVNARVKMNRLKKRLKELMEKHA
- a CDS encoding DUF1573 domain-containing protein, with the translated sequence MKKLFAGFAILGTVAFASAQTITFDNTVLDYGTVKPGSDGNRVFIVKNTGDKPLIISSVKPSCGCTTPDFSKDPILPGKTGQIKVHYDTKNLGATQKLIEVFSNDPENQRSVIHIKVNVDPNAPEPKVLTEAELKKAEAEKNAALKKSKKVVKKTKKATA
- the rpoN gene encoding RNA polymerase factor sigma-54, giving the protein MLKQNLQLRLGQKLAPQQIQLMKLIQLHTLEFEEELERELEENPALERNDEDKDAKDEPVTEYEDEGSSSIDTDFDVNEYLFDDEPSYKTSSSNYSADDEEFDNESLLTEGQSLYDYLLEQIRLINIENDELKIAEYIIGNLDTDGYLRRELKAIVDDLAFSQGIYTTKENVEDILENYVQKLDPPGVGARNLQECLLLQIEKKVSADKAISLAANILRNQFDALTNKHYNKIMQKYDVDEDDLKDALDEISRLSPRVGGNFDTQTITINQEIIPDFVIQVNENKKGEQPEVVPLLNSKNAPSLRVSDEYKDILSTYSHDKNSPEHKQAALFIKQKLDAAKWYIDAINQRQNTLLQTITAIVKLQKEYFITGDDKSLRPMILKDVADITGFDISTISRVVKSKYADTPNGIIYLKDLFSDSLTNDDGEEVSTKEIKMHLMEAIEKENKRKPYTDDALVGILKEKGYNIARRTIAKYREQLNIPVARLRKEL
- a CDS encoding beta-carotene 15,15'-monooxygenase; amino-acid sequence: MPDFNIDDFKKTWQEHEVRPKYGNSEILEMLNHKSRNYVKYILWISVVEFLFFTGLSVFYIFRTEDSNSFISAMEKLGVHNTPELQQEFTLLYNILKALSFLITGFFVVRFYQNYRRINLEANLKRFILQIMIFRRTVNHFILANILLLIIFTGILTLFIFRTLATQEITLEQPTLLGFLTGIGIATLLSVGLIWLYYRIVYGIIMKKLGRNLNQLKDIENNSEQN
- a CDS encoding valine--tRNA ligase — translated: MHISEKYSPRETESKWYSYWLENNYFHSEPNEKPPYTVVIPPPNVTGILHMGHMLNNTIQDVLVRRARMQGFNACWVPGTDHASIATEAKVVAKLKSEGISKSDLSREEFLKHAWAWTEEYGGTILEQLKKLGCSCDWDRTRFTLEPKMSEQVIKSFVDLYNKGMIYRGYRMVNWDPEAKTNISDEEVIFKEQNGKLYYLKYKVEGSEEYLSVATTRPETIFGDMAVCVNPEDERYAHLKGKNVIVPIVNRVVPVIEDDYVDIEFGTGALKITPAHDINDYEIGKRHNLTIIDSLDDDANLNSHGQHYAGKNRFEVRKLIAKELEEKGLLLKAEDYVNKVGTSERTGAVIESKVSVQWFLRMSDLAQPALDVVMEDQVKFHPEKFKNTYKYWMENIRDWNISRQLWWGQQIPAFYYGDGENDFVVAENVDDALQLAKSKSGKSDLKTSDLRQDDDVLDTWFSAWLWPMSVFNGLLDTENKEIDYYYPTSDLVTGPDIIFFWVARMIMAGQEYRGEVPFKNVYFTGIVRDKQRRKMSKSLGNSPDPIELIEKYGADGVRVGILLSSAAGNDLLFDEELMLQGRNFATKIWNAYRLIQGWTKDDTKKASAADKQAIDWLGHQMAKTVTEIEDQFAKFRISDSLHLLYKLIWDDFCSWYLEAIKPGFGESVSNEVYEQTIVYFENLMKLLHPFMPFLTEELWQNIAPRTADEALVIAQQPKVTEFSTEVLNQFEITRELVAGVRNYRQSKGISPREAVEVFTNSESFPNTELIVKLANISAVNFASKTDEPSFTFLVGGTEVSIPLSESLDLEEEKRKTEEEITYLQGFLKSVEKKLSNEKFMAGAPQQVVDNELKKQKDAQEKIVLLTGKLQTL
- a CDS encoding T9SS type A sorting domain-containing protein, producing MKTLSIFLGMGFLAFFGGNATAQQSVLVLNSSTDTVYKLNAVTGAVVNSNFISLPSGTPKGIAQVNDKIWIADQIADDIYIYNFDGTLHSTLQGDVVGLDNIRGLNVVNNEVWVTNAGSGNGATANSIRRLSFSGAPLGYYATVSSPFDVLDNGTAAFVSSFTSPSEIQILGYNGTVVGSLFSAPVLANIEQMNFNSDGNLVVATFANHAASGNNRGIYVINPATGAILNSWPTPGTSGNAGVLQLGNGNYLYSNGAGLHILDPTTGTHSSLFSTGAFQYMAKINESPLSVRETEKADFKVYPNPASDILHVSAGQKIDLVKIYNAEGRLVSSLEAKGSSLEIPVKAMAPGLYYIEINAGNQLKSMKFIKK